Proteins from one Oscillatoria nigro-viridis PCC 7112 genomic window:
- a CDS encoding GAF domain-containing protein, whose amino-acid sequence MDSLKIENVKVRFDRANLLERIANRIRRSLELPEILSATAAEVQSFLGTDRVKIYKFHSDGSGEVIAESINGNRLPSLLGLHFPADDIPPHARELFAQVQVRSIVDLDSGQLGQSPRREAVSAQLLPDEIRFRAIDPCHAEYLTALGVKASLVVPIFHGAEFWGLLVSHHSESRSVTENELQGVQMVADQLGVAIAQSTLLARARAKAQREAAVNRVAAALNSQPAIELQTALAESVAALDAAGGRLCIFATPFISDSSKVTNLVPYSDNSNRELTVYTCGSGPKMGISAKYPQVEQYSVWHEYFKSGEQQVWAIPDLYQISSLRSLQPAFRSTKIRSILIVPLRTRQQIFGYLTIFREEFDTETLWARQFDSDARLAQSRISFEAWKESKTAQIREWKAEEIELLQIFCSKFSNAINHYKLDRKIEELNTNLENQVQKRTAQLQQLTQQQRVLFEVVAKMRKSLDLNKIFSTMSQEVRRALNADRVGVYRFDPASEFNEGEFVAEDVLPDFLSAMAVKVNDRCFGENYANLYSQGRVHSMSDIKQAGLQDCYEQLLEQFQVKASLVAPVMKGKDLWGLLCVHQCSAPRNWESSEIKFATQISAQLSIALEQADLLAQTQQQAVELQRAAEQERILFEVVAKIRQSLDLDTIFSTTTTELRRILKADRVGIYRFDASLNCNEGEFITEDVLPGFYSAMDVKVRDNFFSENYAQKYSQGQIQVLQDVENAGLSDCHVALLAQFQIRAQVIMPLMNGSELWGLLCVHQCGSSRNWNSSEIQFATQVATQLSVALEQADLLAKTRQQTIDLQWASEQQRILFEVVAKIRESLDINAIFKTATQEVCQCMQVDRIAVYQFNPDWSGHYVAEFVKDGWIKLVGEGISTVWQDTYLQENRGGRYVNNETLAVDDIYQVCHSECVVGILEQFQVKAYAIAPIFVGQELWGLLTAYQHSGTRCWESSEVNFLAQIANQLGVAIQQADLLAQTRRQAEQIAQSLKDLQHTQAQLIQTEKMSGLGQLVAGIAHEINNPVNFIYGNLNHASEYTASLLSLLKLYQQQYPDYSPEIEKLIEDIDLEFLLEDLPKLLSSMKVGADRIRQIVLSLRNFSRLDESQMKAVDIHEGIDSTLLILQHRLKSNADSANIVLVKEYGILPLVECYAGQLNQVFMNVIGNAIDALESHKLLAGQSVAPQIKISTAVGQLNGTIPSAVIRISDNGTGISESMRKRIFDPFFTTKPVGKGTGLGLSISYQIVVEKHGGGLKCNSELGKGTEFAIEIPLRQQL is encoded by the coding sequence ATGGACTCATTAAAGATCGAAAATGTCAAGGTGAGGTTCGATCGAGCAAATTTGCTCGAACGCATCGCCAACCGCATTCGCCGCTCTCTAGAACTACCCGAAATTCTGAGCGCAACAGCAGCAGAAGTTCAATCCTTCTTGGGAACAGACAGAGTAAAAATCTACAAATTTCATAGCGACGGTAGCGGTGAAGTGATTGCCGAATCAATTAACGGCAACCGCTTGCCATCCCTATTGGGTCTGCATTTTCCAGCAGACGATATTCCCCCTCACGCCCGCGAACTGTTCGCGCAAGTACAGGTGCGATCGATCGTCGATCTAGATTCCGGGCAGCTAGGCCAAAGTCCGCGCCGCGAGGCGGTTTCCGCCCAACTGCTGCCCGACGAAATCCGATTTCGCGCGATCGACCCCTGCCACGCTGAATACTTGACTGCACTCGGCGTCAAGGCTTCCTTGGTAGTACCAATTTTTCACGGCGCAGAATTCTGGGGGTTGTTGGTATCTCACCACTCCGAGTCTCGGAGTGTGACAGAAAACGAACTCCAAGGCGTTCAGATGGTGGCAGATCAGCTCGGCGTCGCCATAGCCCAATCAACCCTCCTCGCCCGAGCGAGGGCGAAAGCTCAACGGGAAGCTGCCGTCAACCGCGTCGCCGCCGCCCTTAACTCGCAGCCGGCGATTGAACTCCAAACAGCTTTGGCAGAATCGGTAGCAGCACTAGACGCCGCCGGCGGCAGGCTGTGCATTTTTGCCACGCCATTCATTTCCGACAGCAGCAAGGTTACGAATCTAGTTCCCTATTCGGATAACTCGAATCGGGAACTCACAGTCTACACTTGTGGCTCAGGGCCGAAGATGGGAATTTCGGCAAAATACCCGCAGGTGGAGCAATACAGCGTCTGGCACGAATATTTTAAATCCGGCGAGCAACAGGTTTGGGCAATTCCCGACTTGTACCAAATTAGCAGTTTGAGAAGCCTGCAACCTGCATTTCGATCGACCAAAATTCGCAGCATTTTAATCGTACCGCTCAGAACCCGCCAGCAAATATTCGGTTACTTGACCATTTTTCGAGAAGAATTTGACACCGAAACTCTCTGGGCTAGACAGTTTGATAGCGACGCGCGGCTCGCCCAATCTCGGATATCTTTTGAAGCGTGGAAAGAGTCAAAAACTGCCCAAATTCGCGAATGGAAGGCTGAAGAAATTGAATTGCTCCAAATTTTTTGCAGCAAGTTTTCTAATGCTATTAACCACTACAAACTCGATCGAAAAATAGAAGAACTTAACACAAATTTAGAAAATCAAGTTCAAAAGCGCACTGCTCAACTACAGCAGTTGACCCAACAGCAGCGAGTGCTGTTTGAAGTAGTGGCAAAAATGCGGAAATCCCTCGACTTGAACAAGATTTTTAGCACGATGTCCCAGGAAGTGCGGCGGGCTTTAAATGCAGATAGAGTTGGGGTGTACCGCTTCGATCCCGCATCGGAATTTAACGAGGGCGAATTCGTTGCCGAAGATGTTTTGCCAGATTTTCTGTCAGCAATGGCAGTCAAAGTGAACGATCGCTGTTTTGGAGAAAACTACGCCAATCTCTACTCTCAGGGACGAGTTCACTCAATGTCCGACATCAAACAGGCCGGGCTGCAAGATTGCTATGAGCAACTATTGGAGCAATTTCAGGTCAAAGCTAGTTTAGTTGCACCGGTGATGAAAGGCAAGGACCTTTGGGGGTTGCTGTGCGTGCACCAGTGTTCGGCTCCGCGCAATTGGGAATCTTCCGAAATTAAGTTTGCCACCCAAATTTCTGCTCAGCTAAGCATCGCTTTAGAACAAGCAGATTTGCTCGCTCAGACTCAGCAGCAAGCAGTTGAGTTGCAGCGGGCAGCAGAGCAGGAGCGAATACTGTTTGAGGTAGTTGCTAAGATTCGACAATCTCTCGATTTAGATACAATTTTTAGCACGACAACTACAGAATTGCGGCGGATATTAAAGGCCGATAGAGTTGGCATTTATCGCTTCGATGCTAGTTTAAACTGTAATGAAGGCGAATTTATTACCGAAGATGTTTTGCCGGGTTTTTATTCGGCAATGGATGTAAAAGTTCGCGATAATTTCTTTAGCGAAAACTATGCCCAAAAATATAGTCAGGGACAGATTCAAGTGCTACAAGATGTCGAAAATGCTGGACTTTCGGACTGCCATGTTGCTCTTTTAGCTCAATTTCAAATTAGAGCTCAGGTGATTATGCCGTTGATGAATGGCAGCGAACTTTGGGGCTTGCTGTGCGTGCACCAGTGCGGCAGTTCCCGCAATTGGAACAGTTCGGAAATCCAGTTTGCTACGCAAGTAGCAACTCAGTTGAGCGTAGCATTAGAACAAGCAGATTTGCTTGCTAAAACGAGGCAGCAAACTATCGATTTGCAGTGGGCATCCGAGCAACAGCGGATACTGTTTGAAGTGGTGGCCAAGATTCGAGAATCTCTCGATATCAACGCGATTTTTAAGACTGCCACCCAAGAAGTTTGTCAGTGTATGCAAGTTGATAGAATTGCTGTCTATCAATTTAATCCTGATTGGAGCGGCCATTATGTGGCCGAGTTTGTGAAAGATGGCTGGATAAAATTGGTAGGGGAAGGTATCAGTACGGTTTGGCAAGATACTTATTTGCAGGAAAACCGAGGCGGCAGGTATGTCAATAATGAAACTCTAGCCGTTGACGATATCTATCAAGTTTGCCACTCGGAGTGTGTTGTCGGTATTTTAGAGCAATTTCAGGTGAAGGCTTATGCGATCGCGCCCATTTTTGTAGGACAAGAACTTTGGGGTTTGCTGACAGCATATCAACATTCTGGAACCCGCTGTTGGGAAAGTTCAGAAGTTAACTTTTTAGCTCAGATTGCCAATCAATTAGGCGTTGCTATCCAACAAGCCGATTTGCTGGCTCAAACCCGACGCCAAGCAGAACAAATCGCTCAAAGTTTAAAGGATTTGCAGCACACTCAAGCTCAATTAATTCAAACTGAAAAAATGTCGGGTTTGGGGCAACTGGTAGCCGGCATTGCTCACGAAATTAACAATCCGGTTAATTTTATTTACGGCAATCTCAATCACGCTAGTGAATATACTGCTAGCTTACTGAGTTTGCTGAAACTTTACCAGCAGCAATATCCCGATTATAGTCCTGAAATAGAGAAATTAATTGAAGATATTGACTTGGAATTTCTGCTAGAAGATTTGCCAAAATTGCTATCGTCAATGAAGGTGGGAGCCGATCGCATCCGTCAAATAGTTCTGTCTTTAAGGAATTTCTCTCGTCTTGACGAAAGTCAAATGAAAGCAGTGGATATTCACGAGGGCATTGACAGCACGCTGTTAATTTTACAGCACAGGCTGAAATCTAATGCGGACAGCGCAAACATTGTGCTAGTGAAAGAATACGGCATTTTGCCTCTAGTTGAGTGTTATGCTGGACAGTTGAATCAGGTGTTTATGAATGTAATTGGGAATGCGATCGATGCTTTGGAATCCCACAAGTTGCTCGCCGGTCAATCTGTAGCTCCTCAAATTAAAATCTCTACTGCTGTCGGTCAACTTAATGGTACTATTCCTAGCGCGGTGATTCGGATTTCTGATAACGGTACGGGAATTTCGGAATCTATGAGAAAACGCATATTTGACCCTTTTTTCACGACTAAGCCAGTGGGGAAAGGTACTGGATTGGGACTGTCAATTAGTTACCAAATTGTGGTAGAGAAACACGGCGGCGGTTTAAAATGCAATTCGGAATTGGGGAAAGGTACTGAGTTTGCGATCGAGATTCCGCTGCGACAGCAGTTATAG